The window ACCAACGTGGGGATTGGCACCACGGCTCCTTCGTATCGCCTGCACCTGGGGGTCAATTCGGCGGCTAAACCCGGTTCTTCCTCCTGGACAGTAGCTTCGGACAAGCGCCTGAAACAGAACATCCAGCCGTTTGAAGAAGGCCTCTCGGTCGTGGAGCAGATCCGCCCGGTCCGCTTCGAGTACAACGGGAAAGCCGACATGCCCCAGCGCGAAGCGTTCGTCGGCGTCATTGCACAGGAGGTGCAGGCGGTAGCCCCCTACATGGTGGGGACGTTCACCTACCAGGATACTACCGGAAAAGAAGAACAGTACCTGGATTACGACGCCACCGCCCTGACGTACCTGCTGGTCAATGCCGTCAAAGAGCTCCACCGGACAAATACGGCACTGCAGACCGAGGTCGAAACGCTGCGGCAGGAATTGACCGAACTGCGGGCGGCGGTGCTGAGTCAGGCCACTCCCGGCGAATCTGCCGCGCGACTCTGGCAGAATAGGCCCAATCCCGCGCATCAGGCCACGACCATTCGCTACCAGTTTCCGGTTTCGGCTACCAGCGCTTTCCTGAAGGTCTTCAGTGTGACGGGTCAAGAACTCTACCGTCAGAATCTGCTGGGCCAGCCCGAAGGGGAGGTAACGCTGTCGGAAGGGCAATTGGCAGCGGGTACTTACGTCTATCAACTGATCGTCGACGGACGGGCGGTCGACAGCAAGAAACTGGTAGTGACCCGATAAGTCTTTAGCAAACGGGGGTTTCGTTTGCAGAAAGCAGTTAGGTTGGCAAACCGTGCTACCTTTTGCATGAGTCCTGAAGCAGTCTGGCGTGTCACGACGGCTATGACCGATGCTATTTGCGGAGAAACGGTAGTTTTTCTCCCACCGTGCGGAGCCACTGCCGGGCGATCAGTTCGTGACCGGCGGGCATGGGGTGGATGCCGTCCCAGATCCAGTAGTCGGCCGGTGCCTGTTGCAGGGCTTCCTGAAAGGGCGCTTGCAGCGGCACAAACACCGCCCCGAACTCGTCGGCCAGCGTGCGGGTGACCTGTTGCCGTTGTGCGGTCTCTTTTTCCCAGACAGCCGTCTTTTTGTTGACCCGCCCCAACGGCAGAAGGAACGGCTCGCAGAGTACGAGGGTCACCTCGGGCAGCGCCGTTTGGGTCCGCTCCAGCATCTGCCGGTAGGTCGCTTCGAACTGGGCGATGGACTGTTTCAGGGTACCCTCGACGATGAAATAGACGTCGTTGATGCCGACCAGAATGCTGATCAGGTCCGGTTTTAGTGCCAGCGCGTCTTCTTCCCAGCGGGCTTCCAGATCGCTCACTTTATTCCCGCTGATTCCCCGGTTGTAAAACATCAGACCTTCCTGCGGGTAGTCGTACCAGAGCCGACTGGCGATCAGATAGGCGTACCCGTGGCCCATCACGTGGTTCCAGTCCTGGTCGCGGGTGCGGTTGCCGTCGGTGATGGAGTCGCCCTGAAACAGAAGGGTTATGCCTTTTTTCGGTGCCTGGGACGGGGGGAGGGGCTGGGGCGCGGCGGCCAGCAGACCGGGGGCGGCCATTGCGGCCAGGCCGGTCAGTCCGACCCGTTGCAGAAACTCCCGGCGGGACGTAGGTTCAATCATGCCATTCAAACGTAGGGGGTAAGACTACGACAACCCCGGGGAAAATGCAATCGGGGTACGGCAAAAGCAGGAATTGAATGCAGAGAGCAGATCCGTTTCCAGACGGTTATAGTGGACCCGAAAAATAGGACAGCAGTATAAGTGTAAACTTTTAACTTAAAGTCCTATGCAAAAGAGAAGATCATTTTCCTCTGAGTTTAAA is drawn from Catalinimonas alkaloidigena and contains these coding sequences:
- a CDS encoding SGNH/GDSL hydrolase family protein, whose product is MIEPTSRREFLQRVGLTGLAAMAAPGLLAAAPQPLPPSQAPKKGITLLFQGDSITDGNRTRDQDWNHVMGHGYAYLIASRLWYDYPQEGLMFYNRGISGNKVSDLEARWEEDALALKPDLISILVGINDVYFIVEGTLKQSIAQFEATYRQMLERTQTALPEVTLVLCEPFLLPLGRVNKKTAVWEKETAQRQQVTRTLADEFGAVFVPLQAPFQEALQQAPADYWIWDGIHPMPAGHELIARQWLRTVGEKLPFLRK